The Vidua macroura isolate BioBank_ID:100142 chromosome 4, ASM2450914v1, whole genome shotgun sequence genome window below encodes:
- the LOC128806394 gene encoding uncharacterized protein LOC128806394 → MDRYRYFIFNQRNMVVLGMFQIAFSTVCVTSGFIDGIFRTESQLGKTRAPIWAGMVMGVPGVLALFSSQRKNPVLVNVLIVASIVSCVAIFIVIVYSSLTLSYGEEEELSSAPVHVIHTRFILSKVVKGANIAMLAVSICSACSVLAMAYLGCRSLPCCSCYDSVTGMEWLQPSEDQNQAVEMICAVQSPGGRIFNFTDRFPAQDVDAEEDTSKPPPYIRMT, encoded by the exons ATGGATCGGTATCGATATTTCATCTTTAACCAGAGGAACATGGTCGTTCTGGGGATGTTCCAGATTGCCTTCAGCACCGTCTGTGTCACCAGTGGGTTCATAGATGGCATTTTCAGAACAGAGTCTCAGCTGGGCAAAACCAGAGCTCCAATTTGGGCTGGCATG GTGATGGGTGTCCCAGGCGTCCTGGCTTTGTTCTCCTCGCAGAGGAAGAATCCAGTTCTT GTGAATGTACTGATAGTTGCTTCCATAGTCTCTTGTGTTGCCATCTTCATTGTAATAGTTTATAGCTCCTTGACACTGAGCTATGGTGAAGAGGAGGAGCTGAGTTCTGCCCCAGTCCATGTTATCCATACT AGGTTCATACTCAGTAAAGTTGTCAAGGGTGCTAACATAGCCATGCTGGCTGTGTCCATCTGCAGTGCCTGTTCCGTGCTGGCCATGGCTTACCTGGGATGCCGGagccttccctgctgctcctgctatGACAGTGTGACTGGGATG gaATGGTTGCAGCCTAGTGAGGACCAAAATCAGGCTGTGGAAATGATTTGTGCTGTACAAA GCCCTGGGGggagaatttttaatttcacagatCGGTTTCCAGCCCAGGATGTAGATGCAGAAGAAGACACATCCAAACCTCCACCATATATCAGAATGACTTGA
- the SETD7 gene encoding histone-lysine N-methyltransferase SETD7 isoform X1, translating to MDSDEETLEEIVEGHLDDDGLPHGFCTVTYSSTDRFEGNFVHGEKNGRGKFFFFDGSTLEGYYVDDALQGQGIYTYEDGVVLHGTYVDGELNGPAQEYDSDGRLIFKGQYKDNIRHGICWIYYPDGGSLVGEVNEDGEMTGEKIAYVYPDGKTAYSGRFIDGEMIEAKLATLTAVEDGKPQFEVVPGSPVYSFDKSTSSCISTNALLPDPYESERVYVDVSLISSAGEGLFSKIAAEASTVMSFYNGVRITHQEVDSRDWALNGNTISLDDETVIDVPEPYNHAAKYCASLGHKANHSFTPNCTYEPFVHPRFGPIKCIRTIRAVEKDEELTVAYGYDHNPVGQNGPEAPEWYQLELKAFQAAQQK from the exons GGCATCTAGATGACGATGGGCTGCCTCATGGATTCTGTACAGTAACCTATTCATCGACAGACAGATTTGAAGGAAATTTTGTGCATGGAGAAAAGAATGGCCGCggcaaattcttcttttttgaTGGAAG CACCCTGGAGGGGTACTACGTTGATGACGCCCTGCAAGGCCAGGGAATCTACACCTATGAGGATGGAGTGGTCCTTCATGGCACCTACGTGGATGGAGAGCTGAACGGCCCAGCCCAGGAGTACGACAGTGACGGGCGGCTGATATTCAAAGGGCAGTATAAAGACAACATCCGACATGGAATCTGTTGGATTTATTACCCG GATGGAGGCAGCCTTGTGGGAGAAGTGAATGAAGATGGGGAGATGACTGGAGAGAAAATAGCCTATGTGTATCCTGATGGAAAGACTGCATATTCTGGAAGGTTCATAGATGGAGAAATGATAGAAGCAAAATTGGCAACTCTGACAGCTGTTGAGGATGGGAAACCTCAATTTGAAGTAGTTCCAGGCA gCCCAGTATACAGTTTTGACAAATCTACTTCATCCTGCATTTCTACAAATGCCCTTCTTCCTGATCCATATGAATCAgagag GGTGTATGTGGATGTCTCTCTCATTTCCAGTGCTGGAGAAGGATTGTTTTCAAAAATAGCAGCAGAAGCCAGTACGGTGATGTCCTTCTATAACGGAGTGCGAATTACACACCAGGag GTAGACAGCAGAGACTGGGCCCTCAATGGAAATACAATATCCCTGGACGATGAAACGGTCATAGACGTGCCAGAGCCCTACAACCACGCTGCCAAGTACTGTGCCTCATTGGGGCACAAGGCCAACCATTCCTTCACTCCTAACTGCACCTATGAGCC gtttGTTCATCCTCGTTTTGGGCCCATCAAGTGTATCCGTACCATCAGGGCTGTGGAGAAGGATGAGGAATTGACAGTGGCTTATGGGTATGATCACAACCCTGTGGGGCAGAATGGGCCTGAAGCACCAGAGTGGTACCAGCTGGAACTGAAAGCTTTCCAGGCTGCCCAGCAAAAGTGA
- the SETD7 gene encoding histone-lysine N-methyltransferase SETD7 isoform X2, which produces MDSDEETLEEIVEGHLDDDGLPHGFCTVTYSSTDRFEGNFVHGEKNGRGKFFFFDGSTLEGYYVDDALQGQGIYTYEDGVVLHGTYVDGELNGPAQEYDSDGRLIFKGQYKDNIRHGICWIYYPDGGSLVGEVNEDGEMTGEKIAYVYPDGKTAYSGRFIDGEMIEAKLATLTAVEDGKPQFEVVPGSPVYSFDKSTSSCISTNALLPDPYESERVYVDVSLISSAGEGLFSKIAAEASTVMSFYNGVRITHQETAETGPSMEIQYPWTMKRS; this is translated from the exons GGCATCTAGATGACGATGGGCTGCCTCATGGATTCTGTACAGTAACCTATTCATCGACAGACAGATTTGAAGGAAATTTTGTGCATGGAGAAAAGAATGGCCGCggcaaattcttcttttttgaTGGAAG CACCCTGGAGGGGTACTACGTTGATGACGCCCTGCAAGGCCAGGGAATCTACACCTATGAGGATGGAGTGGTCCTTCATGGCACCTACGTGGATGGAGAGCTGAACGGCCCAGCCCAGGAGTACGACAGTGACGGGCGGCTGATATTCAAAGGGCAGTATAAAGACAACATCCGACATGGAATCTGTTGGATTTATTACCCG GATGGAGGCAGCCTTGTGGGAGAAGTGAATGAAGATGGGGAGATGACTGGAGAGAAAATAGCCTATGTGTATCCTGATGGAAAGACTGCATATTCTGGAAGGTTCATAGATGGAGAAATGATAGAAGCAAAATTGGCAACTCTGACAGCTGTTGAGGATGGGAAACCTCAATTTGAAGTAGTTCCAGGCA gCCCAGTATACAGTTTTGACAAATCTACTTCATCCTGCATTTCTACAAATGCCCTTCTTCCTGATCCATATGAATCAgagag GGTGTATGTGGATGTCTCTCTCATTTCCAGTGCTGGAGAAGGATTGTTTTCAAAAATAGCAGCAGAAGCCAGTACGGTGATGTCCTTCTATAACGGAGTGCGAATTACACACCAGGag ACAGCAGAGACTGGGCCCTCAATGGAAATACAATATCCCTGGACGATGAAACGGTCATAG
- the SETD7 gene encoding histone-lysine N-methyltransferase SETD7 isoform X3, with amino-acid sequence MDSDEETLEEIVEGHLDDDGLPHGFCTVTYSSTDRFEGNFVHGEKNGRGKFFFFDGSTLEGYYVDDALQGQGIYTYEDGVVLHGTYVDGELNGPAQEYDSDGRLIFKGQYKDNIRHGICWIYYPDGGSLVGEVNEDGEMTGEKIAYVYPDGKTAYSGRFIDGEMIEAKLATLTAVEDGKPQFEVVPGSPVYSFDKSTSSCISTNALLPDPYESERVYVDVSLISSAGEGLFSKIAAEASTVMSFYNGVRITHQEVKKRKK; translated from the exons GGCATCTAGATGACGATGGGCTGCCTCATGGATTCTGTACAGTAACCTATTCATCGACAGACAGATTTGAAGGAAATTTTGTGCATGGAGAAAAGAATGGCCGCggcaaattcttcttttttgaTGGAAG CACCCTGGAGGGGTACTACGTTGATGACGCCCTGCAAGGCCAGGGAATCTACACCTATGAGGATGGAGTGGTCCTTCATGGCACCTACGTGGATGGAGAGCTGAACGGCCCAGCCCAGGAGTACGACAGTGACGGGCGGCTGATATTCAAAGGGCAGTATAAAGACAACATCCGACATGGAATCTGTTGGATTTATTACCCG GATGGAGGCAGCCTTGTGGGAGAAGTGAATGAAGATGGGGAGATGACTGGAGAGAAAATAGCCTATGTGTATCCTGATGGAAAGACTGCATATTCTGGAAGGTTCATAGATGGAGAAATGATAGAAGCAAAATTGGCAACTCTGACAGCTGTTGAGGATGGGAAACCTCAATTTGAAGTAGTTCCAGGCA gCCCAGTATACAGTTTTGACAAATCTACTTCATCCTGCATTTCTACAAATGCCCTTCTTCCTGATCCATATGAATCAgagag GGTGTATGTGGATGTCTCTCTCATTTCCAGTGCTGGAGAAGGATTGTTTTCAAAAATAGCAGCAGAAGCCAGTACGGTGATGTCCTTCTATAACGGAGTGCGAATTACACACCAGGaggtaaagaaaagaaaaaa GTAG